In the Arachis ipaensis cultivar K30076 chromosome B04, Araip1.1, whole genome shotgun sequence genome, TAAAggttgttttaaaaaaattatgtcaaaaatttgatttgaaataAGATGAAACGATTTCATTTGATTATGAATCAAACATATAAAGTATATGTACACTATGTTCattaaactaccaaaaaatatcTATTCATTTAGAAATTGATTATTTTGTTTTGAATATATTCCAATTAAAATTGATtcgattttatttaattttaggattttatgagaaaaggacaaataagtTTTTAACATTTTGATTTATAGACATTTAAGTCctgactttttcaaaatctagacatATTGATTCTTATTATTCACTTGAATTTGTCAAATCCAACGAAAAAATCAAACGTGACTCTCATTGTACTGACATGGTCGATACGGATGCCCATATAGAAAAATTTCAAAATGGAACAAATTAAACCTAAGGATCGATGTGTCTAGATTTTGAAGAAGTCaaaaacttaaatgtattttcaaattctCAATAACTTAAATGTCCTCAAACCAAAAAGTCAAGGATCAATTTGTCCTTTTCTTGAATTTTACACTTTTACCCTCTCCTCTCTAGTTAATCTCTCTGCTCGTCAATCCTTATTTCCTGTGCTTATCAAGTGCAAAATAATTGCataatcaataaaataaaaacaattactctagtttctttatttttttttattttttattttttgaaagctTAGTTTCTTTATTGTGTTAGACCATCCATCATCCAACCattttcactttcttttttcctttggtTTGGAccatttttggtttattttattaaaaaatttctaCATATTAATCTATAACAAATGCAAATGCgctgcgaaaaaaaaaaaggaataatgTAACATTCTTTAGTAAACGACCTgctattagaaataaaaataaattaacagattttaagcttttattttttataatcttATTAAAAGaacctaattaataatttatcctTGTAAATCTAAACAATTGATATAAAACACAACTAAAGCCATAAATTACAATgttaaattaaacaataaaacatACAAGGGAAGGCAATGTCAACAAAATTCTAACTgcactgaattgaattgaatcttTAACAGTGCAATTAAAGCCATCCCAAAATGATAACTAGCTTTCTCCCCTCACCACCCCAGTggaaaaatgaaaatataaagATCTAAGTTCTAAGGGGTCTCATTCTCATCACTaacatttattttatatatatgctgGACACAAGATATATggtctctctttaatttttgggTGAGAAGATCTAAGAAAtatataaatcaataaaaaatatgaGCATGAGCATGCCGGCTATGACATCAATTACCGGAATCTCGGCTGTAGAACTGGTCGAGGGTCTTGGCCGGTATACGGTGAAGAAGCTCCCGGGGAAAGATCCGAAGCAAGGTCCACGCAAGATCTAGTGACTGGAAGATGTTGCGGGTGTCATAAGCTCCTTGCGTCACAAACTTTCGCTCGAATTTGTCCAGAAATTCCAGATATAGctgttaattaaaaataaaaattattaataccACTTCAATGAAGATTTTTTCAATGTCAAGTGAAAATATCTTGGGATAAAAAGATTACAGACCAAGTCCTCTGATGAAAGTGCTTCTTCTCCAACCACAGCTTTCATTGCCTGAACATCCTTTCCTATGGCATAATTTGCATAGAGCTGAaacacaaataaataaacaaaataaagacCTATAACATAGTTTATAGACAGatcttttttagttttatttctttttgaAAAAGTATACAAACAATATCAAACCTGGTTGGATACATCAGAATGATCCTTTCGAGTCATTCCCTCGCCGATGGCACTCTGAAGAGAAGCAAATGTTGCATCAATATAATTAATGGAAAGTGGAAGAAATCACTCATGCATTGAAACTTTTATCAGATAAAGAATCAGCGTCACCTTCATCAATCGAGACAGTGATGGAAGGACATTGATTGGTGGATATATCTGCTCAATACAGAAGAATAACGAATGTTTAGTTTGAATCGAATATTAGAATCCTCATAACAACTCAATATTTGTGTAGCCTATGTAAAAGATCACCTTAAGTTGATTGGATATAAGAGTAGATCATGGTTCACTTCAGGCATTAGTGCAAGAAAGAATATAGTAAAAGCCTATATTATAAACTAAATATCATGTAATATACATTTGGATGCATTCTATTCTGCATTTCATGAAAATATTCGAAGTAGCAAAGAGCTTCGACATAACGCACCTGCCTGTTATGCAGCTGTCTGTCAATATATATCTGTCCCTCGGTAATGTATCCTGTAAGATCAGGAGTTGGATGCGTGATATCTGCAAAGAAGTTCGAGAAAGATGATTCGTCATAATTTAGAGTGCATAAATCCAACTGAGCTGATAAAGTTCAATAATATTTTATCACCATCATTTGGCATAGTTAGAATAGGAATCTGAGTAATAGAGCCTTTTCGCCCCTCGATTCTTCCAGCACGTTCGTATATTGTTGCAAGATCTGTGTACATGTAACCGGGATAACCACGTCGTCCTGGCACTTCTTCTCGGGCAGCAGATACCTATAGGATCCAGAGTGAATGATCCAGCTCTCAATCGAATTGTTTGAGAAATActcaaatatttttgttatttgacttATTTCTCATGcttgaaaaataagagaaaagaagTAAGAAATGTCTCTAGCAAGTAGCAATTACCACACAATCCTAAATTATTTCCTGTAGACATATAAAGAAATCAAGATCATAAGAGAATGACAAAGGCTGCAAACGGTTTATCATCTCCTTTCTTTACCTTAGCTTCCACTTTTAAAATTAGAGTTGAAACATTTTAACATTACCTCACGAAGAGCATCGGCATATGAACTCATATCTGTGAGTATCACAAGAACATGCTTGCCACATTCATAAGCCAGATATTCAGCAGTAGTAAGAGCAATACGAGGGGTGATGATACGCTCGATTGTAGGATCATTGGCCTGTAACAAACGAAAGCAGTTTAAGCAAATCAgaaatcaaaatttgaaaaaataatcaTGGAATACTACCCCTACATATATAATTGCCAAGATATCAGATCTTAAATACATCAAAAAAGCACAATAACTTTGAAGGAAATTGAAAAgtagaaaaatataaataaaaaaatgaggaACAATAACAGAACACTTCCTCAAAGTCACGTTTGAAAAACTGTGCAGTCTCCATGTTAACTCCCATAGCAGCAAACACGATGGCAAAATTGTCGTCTTCTCCACCCTGTATATATTGATATATGTCAGAAACACATTCATCATCTTACAATGCAAGTTTAAATAAATAAAGCAAAATCGACCATATGTAAGAAATCAAACAAGCTAGGTCATATCAACTTAATTTATACCCTCTTCGAAATATAATTTTAAACAGAAATCATAAACCATCTCTCCCATTTGTTGttaaaaattagattaaattCATTTTTATATTCAACTATACCTCAAGAAGATTATCAGATTTCTCTAATCGCTTGACTAAGCCAGCCTGACGACATATCTGTGCAGCAATTTCATTATGGGGGAGACCAGCAGCTGAGAATAGAGGGATCTTTTGACCTCTAGCAATAGAATTCATGACATCAATTGTAGAAATTCCGGTTTGTATCATCTCCTCTGGATAGGTTCTCTCACTAGGATTGATGGAACTTCCTGAAATATTGGGAGAATATTAAGAACGTCAGTAATAAACATACAGTTTTAGACCTCCCAAGGAGAAGTTATATACCTGATATGTCCAAGTAAGCCTCTGGTAATATGGGTGGACCATTATCAATGGGTTTTCCCGAGCCATTAAATATGCGGCCAAGCATGTCAAGCGAAACAGGAGTTTTCAATACCTAGGAATGTAACCAAACATGGAAAAGATGAAACTCAACAGCTGAACTGATTCAaaagaatcaaaataaaaaagaattccaTAATCAATAGTCATGCATAAATTGGTAGAACagataagaaattaaatgaacacTATCAGAATGCAAAAGGATTGTCAAATAGAATTGCCCCTCTATAACAAGTTTGATAAACAAACACAAATCTGAAGCCATACCTTATGAAGGACAGAACCTCAAAAGATCATAACTCATCCATTATTTCTTATTGAAGTTGGTTTTCCCAATTATCATGTTTGTAGTACTCTACTATACAATAGATGTCTCCGCATTATTTATCATGTTACCATtccaaaaataaatacataaaatcaAATATATGAACTAATCAAGTTAACTCAAGCAATGCAATCATAATGGAAATATAACCTCCTCCTCCCCAACCACATGTGATTCTAGTTCGCTTATTTATTCACAATTATAATTTAGAAGATAACATATTTGAAAAACCAATTGATCCCGACCCTATACTAACTACAACCAAAATATAGCTCCCAAACTAACAATGAAGTCAAAACAGCAGAAATTTCATGAAAATTTTACAATGAATTTGCAAACTCAATTTCACATGGACATCAAGCTAaagtagaaaataataaaaacaagttATACCTCTCCAGTAAATTGCACAGTTGTAAACTTATTGTCAATCCCAGAGGTACCTTCGAAGACCTAATCAATGTAGCAAAACAGTGAATAAAAACTTCATCCCAGTTTTCATGATAGCAGCCCTAAATGATAATAGCACATGCATATTGGAGTTAGGCAGTAACCACTCACCTGAACAACAGCTTTCTCACCATCAACTTCTAGAACTTGTCCACGCCGAGAAGTTCCATCCCCTAACCGAATATTAACAATCTCTTGAAATTTTGGTCCCTATTGCAGTTGATCAGTATAAAATTCAGTCACATCGCGCAGAAAGTGATACATTTCATTGAGAAAAgttcaaaattttagaatatgCAATAAGCATAGCATCAAAACTAGTCATTACCTTAACTTTATCAAGAATAACCAACGGTCCAGCAACACCAGACACAGTTCTGTATTCTGCAACATCAAAAAACAATCTTATTCTTGCCAATGTGATAAACTGATCAACCCAATAACCACAATGACAAGCACAAAAAAGAAATGGTGATTTGCTAATTCATCAACCAGTGAAACACATACTCAGAATCATAacataaaagtaaaaaattaaagGGTAAAAGAGGTGCCATATACTTACCCATTCCAATCTCCAAGGTTCCCTCCTCCTCCATGTCAGGAATGTTTTGAGCCACACCCATCCTTGGAACTTGAAATAATAACCGtttcattcaaaaaataattagTGAAATTCACATACCCACTAAGAATTAAGAGAAAGTAAAATCAACCAAACAGCTTAAAGATTAAAACTTTGCAGTGACCCTTTATTATTTCAGTGTGCAAGTGATCATGGTCTGTTTCGCTGGGttggaataaaaaaatatatctttttctaattaaaaaaaaaaaggaaaggaatTATTAGAATTATTATTATGAAGGGAGTAAGAAACCAACCAGAGAGATCGAAGAAGAGAGAGGGAAGGTGTGTGAGTGTGTTTGAtctgtgaagaagaagaagagagtgtGATGTTGATGGTGGTGTTGTTGGGTCACGGATCTAATGGATGGACCAAACAAATTCACGAACCATCATGGAAATAACAATTATTTTGTCACATACATGGAACTATGGAACATACCcaataattattaattacaaTATCAGAATTTTAAatgttgaaaaataaatttagaattttACAAAGAAATCATTTTTATGCGCTAATAAAATTCATacgtttaaataatttttttaagtaatacattttaaatttagttattttGCTAATATAATACGATAAGTTGTTTGTGTAAAATTCTTTTATACTAcagtatataaaaataaattaaaaattgttgTCTTTATATTTTCTTTGTACTATCTTTTGATATTAttcttttgtttaattaattCCTTGCAAATTAGTTCGGAAGTTTTGCCTTTTGATATTCAAGTCATTAAATATCtaagtaaagtattattttagttACTAACATTtgagtcaaattttaattttgtctctaatattttaaatgttttattttaatCTCAAAAAAGTTTAAATGGATTTAATATTATCCTACTGTTAAATTTGACTCGAATAACTAACGAAAAAGCTTTTACATTAGTAATTACTAATAGGTCAATTTTATTTACGAACTGAAACCAAACATTATATTGGCTCTTAAATACACTAATTATTTATGCTAAATTTAATTATGGGATAACACTGAACCCATTTAAAATTTTGTGAGATTGAAATAAGATATTTAAAATGTTAATGACTAAATTAAAATTTGGTCTAAACGTTATAGgccaaaataatattttattatttatttttatNNNNNNNNNNNNNNNNNNNNNNNTAATAGAAAGAGAGGCTAatctttattaaaatagttaaattTGCCTTCCAAAGTATCATCCTCACtagaaatcaaaagaaaatattacACATAGCGATCAGATATATTTATTGTTATTCCTCATGATATGATTGTTTTAAGGATGTAATTTGACTATTAAGAAAACATTAACAAATGAGAAGTGAAGGTTTCAATCACCTTTGAATTATTTAATGGAATCCACACTAAGAAATTATTTGGATAATGTGGGGATAAGAAGGGGGGGATCAGTAAATGAATCTGATATTCTTTTTGTTCTAATTTCTATATAATTATATAAGGATTTCTATTATTTAAAAGTGAATGATATTTATAGTAGTTAAAACTATAGGTTATGATGATATGCAAAATATTAAATttcacaaaagaaaaataattggtTGTATTTAACTATTTATGTTTCACCTAGTGAAAAAATGCCAAATGGGATCATCATGGTTCTCAAAGGTAACCAATTTCCAACTAAATAATCAGTCAATTTTGTGTTATTATCtatacttttaaaaattaatcaataaAAATACAAGTTGATAGACAAGGTGGTAGTTACAATAAAGGATATCATGATTAAAGGATGCATATGATGAAGGGTACTTTGTAAACTATAATAGTACTAAATTGAGGGCAGTATATTTTATGAACTGTGGCAATCTTTCCTCTACTGTTGTGTGGCCAAAAACCTCAATGATTGCAAGCTAAAACTGAGAGAGAACTGTTTTTTTAGGTGTATATGATGAGTTAGTTGAGTATTGGTACTTTAGTTGGTTTTTAACCTTTGTTGCACCAATCTTATCCAGTGCTTTCAATGATCATTTTCCAACTTCAATCATGGTCAAGAGATTAGCCTATGTTAGGGGTGGAAGTAAGACGGGCTATTCGACGGAAGGTCGTGGTTCGACTTATTTTAAGTTCGACTCGGCTCAGTTTGTTTTATCAAACAGACTAGGTTTGGGTTTTTTTTAAATCTATTTAAAAGTTTACAAAACTCGTTGAAGCGActcatcaaaatatttttttgtaaaagtaaattatttttagtttagaTTTTTAACTATTCACTTATATCAAacataaaacaaaactaaaacAATCAATAGTCAATACTAATTAAAATCGTAGTTCTTTTGTTCAAAGAAAAAAGTTTATAGATTGTAACTTGTAAGTATGGTTATTATATGTGACTAAGAATTGATAtataaatgaattttttttataaattatgaattataaatTTTACAATTCATTTAATAtcaatttagatttttttaagtttattattttttgagttctaaTTCACGAAACAGACTTTTTAAATAGGCTCGTGGGCTTGTCGGACCTTAAACAGGCCGGACTTGAACTTGAAAAAAAGTCTATGAAAGGTAACAGGTCTAGGCTTGAGCCATCTATTACAAGTTTACAACATGAGTCAATCTCGTCAAACACAACTCTATATATAtaacttttaattaattaatattaaacaaTTTTTTTAGAGTAAATATCATTTTCAATCTCTAATCATTTGTCTGAAGAATAAAACGTCATCCACAGTTCAAAAATTTCTAATCAGTCCCTAACCATCTAACCATCTAAGTAAACGAGGACTAGATAATGTGATATTGGCTGAAAAATAATTAGTTCCTTGATATCAATCTAGATACAGATGACAAAGAACAAAGGAAGTATTAACACATTAATTCTCTCAAAATCTAAGCATTGAAAGTTGAAATAATGAAACATGTATGTATTCCCTGAACATGTCACTCATTTAATTTCTTTCACAACATGAACTCTCCATCTGCCACCTTCCATTGAATAGACTACAAAGCTCTATATACAgctggaaaaaaaaagaaaaaacttccCCAGAAATGGTTACATGCAAATGAACACTGAACAAGGTAAATGGTGCCAAGGCAACTCTTATGGATggtcatcatatatatatatatgtaccttTTCTGTTCTTTTGATTTGTGGGAAGGAACCTAAAACATGAGTATTATAATTCTACATGTTACAGTTTCACATTTAAAGAATTGCATGTGCTGCTCTCTTCTCATTGCTACTTGAAGATACCTGGTATTCAcacaagaaaatgaaaaagacaAAGATAGGATGCAACTTAAATAATCAGGTGGTGCCGGCCTCTGTCGGCGTTGTACAAGGTGCCAGTGTGTTAGAAGGAAGGCTGACGCCGCCGCCTCTAAGAGAAATACAAGGGAACTTGACAGAGGTTGCCCTGCTCACAAAAGTTGAGTCTATGAACACAACAATCACAGTGATATCGTCGTGGAAATGGCGACGAACCCCTCGGTCGATTTTCTTAAGGTCTGAATATCTCATTTCTCTTTTCTTTGCTGCTTCTTGCAGAGCAATTTTAACCAGCCTCCTTGCAATtccctaaaaaaaaaaagatccaaTCAGATGCTTGTATTTATTTGAGTTTTGAGATAGTAGATCATAGTAATGAAGATGTTACAATGCATGAGATTGAGAAGGAGAATTAGTTGAAGTAAGGTTAAAGTTCCTAATATGATTGGACTTGCAACATAATAAAGGATTATATGAAGAGAACCAAATATTACAGTAACATTCAACACTATTCAGGACAAAAAGGATCAGTGAAATTCCACATTGAATTCTTTTAGTCTAAAATGATTTCCAGTCTAGAAGAGTATTTAAATATATAACTTACATTGCGGGGATTATGTTGAACTATATCCACTGCCTCTTGATTACTAAAGTGTTCCCAAAGCCCATCGGATGCGAATATAACAAACTGATCTTGTGGCTGCAACTGGTGCACCGATATAGATGGTTCTGAGCTCAGTATAGGCTTCTTTATTGGTTCGCGAAGGCGAAACTTTGCATATAGAGGCTCTCGGTTGAACTCGGCCTTTTTAAGATATACATCGCCAATAGATCGAGAAACCTGCAGGATGAAAATGCATTATAAGTAGTGAAAGTAGAAAATGGAGTGAAGAAAAAGCTCCAAGTCAAGCCATGCTGAAGCTCAAAACACAAGAATGATAAGAAATTGGTTTTATCTGAGTAGGTAAATTGGTAAAATAGATGCAGGACTAGAAATAATGTAGTTACTATGTCCAAAACTAATAAAACTTGATTTTCACAAAGCTGAAGAGAAGGATCAGATATGAAAAACAGGCTTATTGCAGACATGATATATGATAAGGCGCAATGACATCGTAAATCAAAAGAAGTTTCTAGAGCCTAATTACACAAAGCCGAGGGAATTTGAACATTTCAGGACTTATAACTTTAACAGTAGTTGTGACTATGCAACGAGAATAACAACAAAGCCACTTCCGAATAGATAGATTCAACTACATAGATCAAACAACGCTATCATATCCTATGCCTTATCTATAGATAATTCATTGAAATCAGAGTTCAACAGTTGTAAACCTCATTTAATCAGTTAGAATCAACTTACTTGGATAAGGCCCTTCACACGCCACACATTATGCTTCAGAACAACAATCTGTGAATCATCAGGGTGCATAGATTTCAGCTCCTGTCTTACGGATTCTATCGATGCATTGTGTTCTGCAGACAACTGGACAGCCAAAACTTCCCCAGTTGCCTTAACTGCTCTTCCCATAACAGCCCGCGAATCACCAACATTCGCCACATAAAGGCTTCCATTGCATATAACACCAACAAGACAGCATGATCCTACAGCTGCAATTTGTGGTTTCATCGACCATTGTGTGGCAaccagggatgtaaatccttctTCTGTTGCTTGGAACGATTTGCGAATAACATCCACTGACATTGATTGTTGCTCTGCACTAAACCCTGAAATGAAAGCCATTCCACTAAACATCTCTAAGAAACAACAATAATTTGCTTTAACAaggaaacttttttttttcttggtgttcaagTCACTTACTCTTAAGATGGTGAACTAGATGGTCATTGATAAACCGCGACGTCTCTGGCCCTCCATGGCCATCATAGACACCAacaaaggtgccaaaagggccAGACTCATTTGTGCTTAAACATCCTGATCTGATATAGCTCTGATCCTCCAGCAAGTTGTTGGCTTGGACAACAGCCATCGAAAACTCGCCGTGCAAATGCTGCCCGGAGTCTTTGTACCACAATAGTCCATCCTGCTTTCCTCCAGCATCCGAACCGCCGTGTCCATACCTATCCGAACCTGGCCGAAAGCAGGCCCTCAAAAAGTTCATCAACTCTGATAACATCCCTCATCTCACCACACAACCTTCAGGAATTTCCACATCTACCAACCATCCAAGAACAACTTCACCCCCAAAATAATTTCTCAGTCACAGTTGATTTTAGTCCTTCACTACACACTAGTCAcagcaacaataatgaagatgataAATTAATTCACTACAAACTTCAACAGAATGAACAAATTATGAAAGATTAAGTCAAATTGTAAGTTCAACACAACCCAACACCCCCAAAACTCTTAATCTTTTGTTGCTTTTTCAATCACAAACACTATAACAGCTCAATAGGGACAAGTAAAAATTGAACTCTTTTTGGTCAAACAAACTTTTGGTCAGCCCTTTGGAAATGTAACCTAACATTTACATTGGAAGATGAAATCCCAACAACACTAATCTCTATAAAAGCCAAAAATGACAACAAAGATAGCCTATTAGtttcatagaaaaaaaaaacaacatagTAACTCAATGAAAGGACAAAGTAAAATTCAGGAGAAAGATCTCACCCTCAAAAATTGAACCTTTGATTATTTAGAAGCTTAAGCTTATACTGAATTATGCCTCAATTGAAGAATATAGATATGGATGATCTgggaaaaaaaaacacaaaagagGTGAAGGGTCTAGAGAGTGTGGATGTATTATTGTGAAAGCATTTAGATCTCTGGATCCATCAAATCAaacatgaaagaaagaaagaaagaaaaagaaagaacacaAGTGGGTTtgatcttccttttttttttcttttccttttcctttcaaAACTCTACCTTCTCATATGTAGCAGGCTATTGTGTATGAACTATGCATATGATGATGATGGAGGAAAATTGAAAATTGTTGAAGATAGAAGAAGATGTGCATGGAATTGaagaattataaaattaaaaatgacaATAAAGTTTATTATTTTGGCTCCTTTTAAACATTTCTTGTTAGCTGAGCAGACAAGCCCCATAAAAGCCCAACAATGAAGAAGCTACAAGACAGCAAAGCTATGGGCTCCATACCTCTATCTTAGAGAGAGAAACTGCTTTTTGGAGAGAGAAAGTTCAGACATAACACCAGATATTAACTAGTACAGCAGCAGCCTCTGTTTAAGAATAATATtccttttttaacttttttttttaatacactAAAAAATTAATGTATATAGATTTATTTTGTGTATGAGCATATTAATTTTTCAATGTATTAAAAAGTCAaagtaataattattttaaaaggaaaaagaataaatcttaataaaatttatattttattagataATGAGACAAACCAAGTAATATATAAATTTGATCAAGAAGATACATGTCTTCATTTGTAAATCCAAATTCTTAAGTTTGtgttttaaaaaaacaaaaagaaaaagaaagttatTTTGTTAAAAGGTTATACTTTTATAAGAATTttgtcaaattaaattaaataattatgatATATATAATATGATTGATTTAATAGTTAACTTTTATATTAATATACCATTTTTGCAAATCAAATTAGTAAACAAAATTACTATATCTATCTATTAATGTTGCCTTTTTAATATAACAGCATTCAGcacattaaaaaattaataatatattaatttatCAAAATGACAATTATTTGTGGGAGGAGATATTATAATGAATGATGAGTCAACATCTATTAAATCAATAATATTATATTAACAAATATTGAAAAAGAGAAAAGTCAATGCCAATTGCATATCTTTTATCTTTtgtcaagagagagagagagagagaaagtaaatTGGAGCAATGATAAGTTGTTTGGTTAGTGATCATGGGGAAATTGAATGAAATGGGGTGTGAGATGATGACACGTGGAAATTGTGGTGTGTTTTTACAGCTTGTGTGAAGTTAACTGGCTTATCAACAGTGTATGATACACGTGTCCCCTTATCAATCGGATCGTGTCAGAGTTATGTGTGACCAGGACATCTTAGAAAACTCAAGGAGTTTCCAACACCAAATCTAACAactaagaagagaagaaaatcttctgtcaaacaaaaaaaataatcattAAAAAAAGTTCCTTCAAATTCCAcaaaaatgaaactctaatttcaCTTGTTTTATTTCGGATTTTTCAGCACTCATAGTTGTAcaaatatttttcattatttattaagaaaaagtatgaggagccaatggaatatttatacaatgtggacaatggaggtttagggaatattagagatataatcattagtgttatcttttctCATCAGTTGAAGTTTTTgtgatgagtggtatcatgatatGGTATTAGAACGCTAGAtctgaaaggtcaagagttcgatccttggtaAACTCCAAAATCAATTTAagtttttgggaagatgtttattattttAGTACTCGGatagttattctagatagtatgagggatgtttattttgtaactcaatagtccattgtacacattgtacaaatagtcaattgtctccctagcgggatccatttattaattatatattNCACAACATGATTGTTTTTTGAATAAATTATCTTTGctaattatgtgaatgaaaattGCTATTTAAATTCTTAATTGTAAAATACAAATAGGTTAAGTTACTAATCAATGTTctatttctcttataaaaaattcaaaacacATGGTTATCAatatttgaaattgaattaattttgatatttgaatttaacaATTATATTGATTGGTTATAATACAATAGCTTGTTATT is a window encoding:
- the LOC107635208 gene encoding V-type proton ATPase subunit B2 encodes the protein MGVAQNIPDMEEEGTLEIGMEYRTVSGVAGPLVILDKVKGPKFQEIVNIRLGDGTSRRGQVLEVDGEKAVVQVFEGTSGIDNKFTTVQFTGEVLKTPVSLDMLGRIFNGSGKPIDNGPPILPEAYLDISGSSINPSERTYPEEMIQTGISTIDVMNSIARGQKIPLFSAAGLPHNEIAAQICRQAGLVKRLEKSDNLLEGGEDDNFAIVFAAMGVNMETAQFFKRDFEEICLNCFRLLQANDPTIERIITPRIALTTAEYLAYECGKHVLVILTDMSSYADALREVSAAREEVPGRRGYPGYMYTDLATIYERAGRIEGRKGSITQIPILTMPNDDITHPTPDLTGYITEGQIYIDRQLHNRQIYPPINVLPSLSRLMKSAIGEGMTRKDHSDVSNQLYANYAIGKDVQAMKAVVGEEALSSEDLLYLEFLDKFERKFVTQGAYDTRNIFQSLDLAWTLLRIFPRELLHRIPAKTLDQFYSRDSGN
- the LOC107635209 gene encoding probable protein phosphatase 2C 28 isoform X2, yielding MAFISGFSAEQQSMSVDVIRKSFQATEEGFTSLVATQWSMKPQIAAVGSCCLVGVICNGSLYVANVGDSRAVMGRAVKATGEVLAVQLSAEHNASIESVRQELKSMHPDDSQIVVLKHNVWRVKGLIQVSRSIGDVYLKKAEFNREPLYAKFRLREPIKKPILSSEPSISVHQLQPQDQFVIFASDGLWEHFSNQEAVDIVQHNPRNGIARRLVKIALQEAAKKREMRYSDLKKIDRGVRRHFHDDITVIVVFIDSTFVSRATSVKFPCISLRGGGVSLPSNTLAPCTTPTEAGTT
- the LOC107635209 gene encoding probable protein phosphatase 2C 79 isoform X1, giving the protein MLSELMNFLRACFRPGSDRYGHGGSDAGGKQDGLLWYKDSGQHLHGEFSMAVVQANNLLEDQSYIRSGCLSTNESGPFGTFVGVYDGHGGPETSRFINDHLVHHLKRFSAEQQSMSVDVIRKSFQATEEGFTSLVATQWSMKPQIAAVGSCCLVGVICNGSLYVANVGDSRAVMGRAVKATGEVLAVQLSAEHNASIESVRQELKSMHPDDSQIVVLKHNVWRVKGLIQVSRSIGDVYLKKAEFNREPLYAKFRLREPIKKPILSSEPSISVHQLQPQDQFVIFASDGLWEHFSNQEAVDIVQHNPRNGIARRLVKIALQEAAKKREMRYSDLKKIDRGVRRHFHDDITVIVVFIDSTFVSRATSVKFPCISLRGGGVSLPSNTLAPCTTPTEAGTT